GGCCGAGGAGGTCGGACTGGTAGGGCGAAAGATCGACATTCGGCTTTGCTTGTAAGCCAACTCGAAACGTCTTGGGCTGCCCTGCCGCCTGGAAGTCGATGATGCCCCAGGGCCTGACAGGTGCCCTGCCGAGTTGGACGGACGCATAGGCGCTGGTGAGGTTAAGCAGATTTACTTCTGATGTGCCAAGCGCCAAAGACGGCGTATTTGCCAGTGGCGCATCGATGCCGAGTTCACGCGCTGCGGCAATCACATTGTCCAGCCCTACCTCTTCGGCAAGCGCCACTGTCGCGGCATTGAGCGATCGCGCGAACGCCTCGGCAAGCGTTACCCAGCCGCGATAATTGCCACCGGAATTTTCTGGCGACCAGCCATTGATGTCAATTGGCGCGTCCGGAACCTGGTCAGACAAGGTGAGCCCAGCCTTCAATGCTGCGTAATAGACGAATAGCTTGAAGGTGGAACCCGGCTGGCGCATCGCAGTGACGGCGCGGTTGAACTGGCTTGCCTTGTAGTCGCGCCCTCCAACCATCGCTACGACCGCGCCGTCGGGCGTCATCGCAACCAAGGCCGCCTGCGATGCTTCGACTGTCTTTCCCTCACTGTCCAGGGCTCTTTTCACGACCTTTTCGGCGATCTGCTGCAACCGCGGCACCAGCGTGGTGCGCACCGTCGTCGAACCTGGCGAGGAGCCGGCGATTTCGCTTGCTTGCGGTGAAATCCAGTCGGCAAACCAGCTTCCGGAGCGCGGCGTGGGCGTCGTTGGGTGCAGCCTGGCAAAGCTCGTCTTGGCCTCCGCCGCCTGTGGCTCGGTGATCTTGCCATTGGCTGCCATCGCGTCGAGAACCACCAGGGTTCGCTGCCGGGCGCCTTCGAAATTGTCGATGGGATTCCATTGGCTCGGCGCCCGCAGCAACCCCGCCAGCATCGCCGACTCCGGCAGGTTGAGTGCGCCGATGTCCTTGTTGAAATAGATGCGCGCGGCGGCAGGCATGCCGGTGGCGCCCGCGCCAAGATAGACGCTGTTGAGATAGCGCGTCAGGATTTCCGCCTTGCCGAGCTTCCACTCCAGCCAGAATGCGATGACGACCTCCTGTATCTTTCGCTTTATGGTTCGGTCGCTGTCGAGGTATTGCAGCTTGATGAGTTGCTGGGTGATCGTGCTGCCACCCTCCACCACCGCGCCAGCCTCCAAGTTCCGCAGAAGCGCTCTCCCGATGCCCCTGGGGTCGACGCCGAAATGATCCATGAACCGGCGATCCTCGATTGAAAGGACGGAATCGATCAGATGGGGCGGAAACTGGTCGTATCGAGCATATGGCCCTTGATAAGGTCCCTGTCTTACCAATGGCGCGCCGTCGGCAGTTTCCAGCACGACGATCGGCTTTAATGTTCCATCCCGGATTTCGCTCCAGGGCACGTCTTTCAGTGCCCACACCAGCACGCTTCCTGCGATGAGGCAGACAAGCAAGGCCAACCCGATAGCGAATTTCCGCCAGCCCGCAATGAACGGAGCGCTTCGTCGACTGTCATGCGGCTTTGAACGCTGACCGCGCCCCACTCTGACCAAAGCACTCGTCATCCACTTAAAGGGAGCGGACGCGATTCCGGGCCGCGTCGACCTCAGCTTCGTCCTCCAAGACAAGGCGGCCGTCTTGATCTTTGCCAAAACAGAACTTGCCTGCAAATCTTGGCGCAGCGCACGCAACAGAGTCCTGGCGGCCCGTCGAGTGTGGCCGAATGATCCGTTGGGCGGTTGCGAGTCGTCGGCTTGAGTGCTTCCCGGCGGATCCGAGGCGGCCACTTGCGCTGGCGAATTTGGTGTCTGATCGCGACCCGAGCTCGAGTTGCTAACGCTTTCACCTGAGGATTCGGGAGAATTGGGCATCGATTACCGCGAAAAAGCCAACGCACAATGACCTTTATAGCCGGGTGACGCGGAGTGTTCCACCGCAAAAGGCCGCAACGGTTCCGAGGAGTTTCCGGGCTCGATGCCCTCGGGCTGCAAGGCAACGATCTGCGCGTCGAAGAGAAGGCCGACTTTCGGCTAGTCGTCGAGCGAGTTTTTCGCTGTTAATGTGCGACTTGGGAAGCGACCGACATCAATTCCTGGGAATTTAATGCATTATATGTCTGGAGACCAGCCTCCAGAACTTCAGTGAAGCTCCAGCGTACGATGCCCTCCCGGTCGATTAGGAACTGACCGACAAGCTGCCCGTGGTCGGCAGCCATCATCTGCTGATCGGCTTCCGTCATTTGATATCCTTCCTTCTTGTTGAGAAATTCGTCCATTGCCTTCACGCCCATAGGCTCGGGCAACTCGCCAGGAAGATCGATCCGTATCGCCATGAGCGTGTCGATCCCGACCTCGCGTAAGCCGAAGGCTTGGTGCGAAGCCCGCACCGGATCGGAAGCAGCAAGAAGATCGGGTATCGGATGGTAACGGAAATAGAGCCGCGCGCGTTCGACCGGGGTGTTTACCACCGCCAGGGATTGGACGCCTTTCTCACGCAGCATCGGGTTGAGATATGCCATGGCCGCGACATGCCGCCGACAGAACGGACAATGCAGGCCTCGAAACAAACCGATCAACAACGGGCTGCGGCCACGAAAATCATCAAGTGCGATCTTCCCCTCGCGCGAGATCGCATCAAACACAACGTTCGGGACCCGGTCGCCCGGTTGTAGCGGATGGTCGACATAGCGCGTGGACATGGACAACCTCCTCGCTCGGGGATCAGCCGAGAAAAGGCGCCACGTCAAATGCTTCGAGGTCTAGATTGAGCGTTGCAAGGCCTGACCTCTCGTCTTACCGCACCGCCGGGATCCGATCTAAGAATGGCCTCACATTGGCCCGTGGGCAAGCGGTAAACAGCGAATCGTGAATTGAAAAGGTTCGTTTTCTGCGAATTCTGATTTTTTTAGCGGCCGTAGAGGCCGACAGGGAATCCGCTAGCCCTGCAGCCAGCGGATTCGGCTGCGGTGAGGGGCCAGTCTTGCTGGCCCCTTGTCCCTTATCCCTTATCAGATATCGCTTGCAGCGCTCGACCAGAGGTCGGCGGCTTCGGCGGCCGTCATGCGCCGCACCTCGGCCTCGTGGCTGCGGCTGGCGAAGAGTTCGCTCGCCATGATCTGTTCGGCAAGATCGGCCGGGAGCGAGAGGATGACGCGGGCTTCGCCATTGTGCAGGCCGCCAAGTTCGGTGCGCTTGCCGGTCACCATGCCGCCGGCGACCGTGTTGTTGGTCTCCGGATCGATCAGGATGAAGGAGCCGGAAAGCCGGTTCTGCTCATAGGGATCGAAGATCGCCGCTTCGTCGAAGACGAGCCGGACTTTGCCGATGGCGTTCATGTAGAGCCGCTGGGCGGCGTTCCAGGCGCCGGTCTTCAGCTCCAGCTGGCTGAGCGGCTGCACTTGGACACGCTGGCGGCGGCTGCCGCTCTTCAGCCAGTAACGCTTGCCGGGCTCGATACCCTCAGGCTGCAGCGCGACGATCTGCGCGTCGAAGGCAAGGCCGACCTGCGGCTGGGCGTCGATCGAGACGATCATGTCGCCGCGCGCCACATCGACCTGGCGATCGAGCACCAGGGTGATCGCGTCGCCGGCAACGGCGGCGTTGCGGACGAGATCGAAGGTGACGATCTTCGAGACATTGGCGACCATGCCGGACGGCAGGATCATGACGCTGTCGCCCGGCTTGACCGAGCCGCCGGCAACCGTGCCCTGATAGCCGCGGAAGCTTTCGCCCGGACGCGAGACGCGCTGGACGGAAAGGCGGAAGCCGACCGTCTGCGACGAGCGCACGGTGGCAAGCTCCAGCGTCTCCACCAGCGACGGGCCGGTGTACCAGGGCATGGCGGCCTGGCCGGAATAGACGACGTTTTCGCCCTTCAGCGCCGACATCGGAATGGCGGTGATCTGCTTGACGCCGAGCGACAGGGCAAATTCCCGGAAGTCATGGCTGATCTTGTCGAAGCCGGCGCGGTCGTAGCCTGTCAGGTCGATCTTGTTGACGGCAAGCACGAACTGCTTGATCCCGAGCAGCGAGGCGATCGTCGCGTGGCGGCGCGTCTGCTCGAGAATGCCGAAGCGCGCATCGACCAGCAGGATGGCGAGATCGGCGGTCGAGGCGCCGGTCGCCATGTTGCGGGTATATTGCTCATGGCCGGGCGTGTCGGCGACGATGAAGGAGCGCTTGTCGGTCGAGAAATAGCGATAGGCGACATCGATGGTGATGCCCTGTTCGCGCTCGGCCTGCAGGCCGTCGAGCAGTAGCGCGAAGTCGGGCAGGCCGAGATCGTTCTGCTTGCCGGTGGAATCGCGTTGCAGCGTGGCGGCCTGGTCTTCCTTGACCGCCTTGGTGTCCCAGAGCAGGCGGCCGATCAGGGTCGACTTGCCGTCATCGACGCTGCCGCAGGTGATGAGGCGCAGCGGCCTGGTATCGCGCAGGGCCTTGAGCGGCTCGGCGGCGGGCAGGTTGACGACGGTTGCGGCCGAGACGGCGGTTTGGGCTGCGGTCATCTCAGAAATATCCTTCACGCTTCTTCTTTTCCATGGAGCCGGACTGGTCGCGATCGATGGCGCGGCCTTGGCGTTCGGACACCGTTGCAATTTCGAGTTCGGCAATCACCTCTTCGAGGGTGGTGGCCTGTGAGCGGATGGCGCCGGTCAGCGGGAAGTCGCCGAGGGTGCGGAAGCGGATCATGCCTTGCTGGCGGACTTCACCGGGCAGCAGTTCCAGGCGCGGATCCTCGGCCAGGATCATCATGCCGTCGCGCTCCACGAACGGCCGCTTCTTGGCGTAATAGAGCGGCACCAGCGGAATGTCCTCGGCCTGGATGTAGCGCCAGATATCGACTTCGGTCCAGTTCGACAGCGGGAAGGCGCGCACGCTCTCGCCCTTGCGGATCATGCCGTTATAGACATTCCAGAGTTCCGGCCGTTGGTTTCGTGGATCCCAGCGATGATCGGGCGTGCGGAAGGAGTAGATCCGCTCCTTGGCGCGGCTGGCTTCCTCATCGCGCCGCGCGCCGCCGAAAGCGGCGTCGAATTGGCCGGCATCGAGCGCCTGGCGCAGCCCCTCGGTCTTCATAATGTCGGTGAAGGCGGCCGATCCATGCGTGAACGGCGTGATGTTTTCGGCCTTGCCGCGCGGATTGATGTGCTCGATCAGATCGAGATCGTACTTCTTCGCGGTCTCGTCGCGGAAGGCGATCATCTCGGAAAACTTCCAGCCGGTGTTCACATGCAAGAGCGGGAAGGGCACGCGGCCGGGATAGAAGGCCTTGCGCGCCAGATGCAGCAGCACCGAGGAATCCTTGCCGATCGAATAGAGCATGACGGGACGCTCGAATTCGGCCGCAACCTCGCGGAAGATGTGGATGGATTCGTTTTCCAGCGCTTTCAGATGCGGGTCGAGCGGCGCCTTGGCGCTCTGCGGATTGCTGAGTTCCGTATCCGGACGGCTATCGGGCATGTTTTACTCCAGACTGTCGATCGTTTGCGGGTGCCCGCAAAGCAATTCCTTGATGTTGGTTTTCCCAAGGCTGCGGCGGTCGCCGCGCCCTGATTGGGAAAGCCGTGGGGTGATTTACTGTGCGGCGATCGCTGCGGCCTCTTCGGCGACATGCAGGCCGCATTCGCGCGTCTCGTCCTGCTCCCACCACCAGCGGCCGGCGCGCTCCGGCTCGCCGGGCTTGATCGCCCGCGTGCAGGGCTCGCAGCCGATCGAGGGGTAACCGCGGGCGTGCAGCGGATTGACCGGCACGCCGTTTGCGGAAACGAAGGCCTTGATCGCCTCCAAGTCCCAGTCGGCGAGCGGATTGACCTTCAGCAGGTGGCGTTCGGCGTCGTATTCGGCAAAGGGCGTCTCGGCGCGGTTGGCCGATTGGCCGCGGCGCAGGCCGGTGATCCAGATCGCAGCACCTTCGAGGGCACGCGCAAGCGGCTTCAGCTTGCGCACGCCGCAACAGGCATGCCGGGCTTCGACGCTCTCGTAGAAACCGTTAAGGCCGTATTGCGCCGCATAGGCGTCGATATCGGCCTTCTCGGGCTCGAAGCGATGGATATGGATGTCGTACTGGCTTTCAGTCTCTTCGATCAGCGACAGCGTCTCGGCAAACAGCCGGCCGGTCTGCAGCGTCGCGATATCGATCGGCAGGCGGTGCGTGCCGATCCCGGCGGTGATCACCTGGTCCTCGATGCCGAGTGACGTGGTGAACACCACGCGGCCGCCAAGGCCGGAGACCAGCGACAGTCGTCCGGCAAGGTCGAGGCCTGCCAGCCGGTCGTTCAGCGCCTCGGCCTCTGCGATGGGATTGTTAACAGTCATGAGAATCCTGTCCTTTGTTGACGGGAGTATCGCAGTTCACGCATGGATCGGACAGAAAAAGGGATTTCGAAAGCTGCGGCCGGAGGAGCAAATATCTCTCCGAAGCTGCCGCGATGCAGAAAAGTAGCCGCCTGCGGATGAAAATCCACATCGGCAGCTCGAATGTCTATAGAAATAGTAGGGTTACACACAGCCTGTCAATCCGAAATCTGAAGTGATGCCGAAAATGGTGCAGAAAGCGCGGTTTTGGCATAGATTGAGAGAGCTTGGCCGAGGGCGAAAAACAAGGCCAAAACGCTTGTCTCTCAAGGCTTTCTCCGGCGCGTTCAAATTCCGTTCATGCTGGTTGTGTCATAGAGGCAAAAGTACTTCCGTAGCGGTGCGGAAATTCGCGCCGCCTGTGTGTGTCGATGGTCAAAAATGATTACGCAAAAGGCGAAATATGCGCTGCGGGCGCTCACGGTCTTGGCTGATGCCGATGCCGACGAACCGGTGATGATTTCCGATATCGCGGCGCAGCAGAAGATCCCGAAGAAGTTCCTCGAACAGATCCTGCTCGACCTGAAACATCACGGCGTCGTCGCCAGCCGTCGCGGTAAGCAGGGCGGTTATCTCCTGCTGAAGCCCGCCCACACCATCACCTTCGGCGAGATCCTGCGCATCATCGACGGCCCGATCGCGCCGCTTCCGTGCCTCTCGATCACCGCCTACCGCCGGTGCGACGATTGCGACGGCGAACAGAACTGCCAGATCCGCCATGTCTTCGCCAAGGTGGCGGACGCCACCCGCAAGGTGCTGTTCTCCACCACCATCGCCGATGCCATCGCCCCAAAGCACAGCGCCGAAGTCACTCGGCTGCTGGCCTGAGCATACGCCCGCCTCTTGCTTCAAGATTTGGTGAAATCCCTTTTCTTCCAGTCGGGATGCTCCACCTGCCTGCTCATGCTGGTAGGGAGAATATCATGTTTGGAATTTCAGCACAGCGAGTAGTGGCTGCGGCCATCCTCTCGGCGGCCCTCGCCACAGGTGCTGCCGCTCATCACGGCTGGTCGTGGGCCGAGGCGGATCAGATCGAGCTGCGCGGCACCATCCAAAAGATCTCCATGGGCGGACCACATCCGACGCTCGACGTTGCCACCGCCGATGACGGCGTCTGGCTCGTCGAACTCGGTAATCCGCGCCAGACGGAACGCTCCGGTTTCGTCGAAGGTGTGGCCAAGCCCGGCGACCAGGTGGTGGCCCTTGGAAACCGTTCGCAGGATGCAAAAGAGAAGCGGCTGAAGGCCGTGCGCCTCACCATCGGCGAGAAGCGCTACGATATCTATCCCGACCGCATCAAGACGAACTGACCTCTGGGCGAACTGACCTGTCGTGATGGACACTCTCGAATGGCTGTCGGCTACCACGCCTGCGCTCGCGCTCCGGCGCTCCGGAACGCTCTACATGTTCGTCAACGCCGCCCATATCCTGGCGATCGGCCTTTTGGTCGGCGCCATCCTCCCGCTCGATCTGAGGCTCGCCGGCTTCTTCCGCAAGGTGCCGGTTGAGATCGTCGCGCCGTTTCTGTCACGCTCCGCCAGCGTCGGCCTCGCCGCGGCCATTGTCA
The Rhizobium leguminosarum DNA segment above includes these coding regions:
- the cysN gene encoding sulfate adenylyltransferase subunit CysN gives rise to the protein MTAAQTAVSAATVVNLPAAEPLKALRDTRPLRLITCGSVDDGKSTLIGRLLWDTKAVKEDQAATLQRDSTGKQNDLGLPDFALLLDGLQAEREQGITIDVAYRYFSTDKRSFIVADTPGHEQYTRNMATGASTADLAILLVDARFGILEQTRRHATIASLLGIKQFVLAVNKIDLTGYDRAGFDKISHDFREFALSLGVKQITAIPMSALKGENVVYSGQAAMPWYTGPSLVETLELATVRSSQTVGFRLSVQRVSRPGESFRGYQGTVAGGSVKPGDSVMILPSGMVANVSKIVTFDLVRNAAVAGDAITLVLDRQVDVARGDMIVSIDAQPQVGLAFDAQIVALQPEGIEPGKRYWLKSGSRRQRVQVQPLSQLELKTGAWNAAQRLYMNAIGKVRLVFDEAAIFDPYEQNRLSGSFILIDPETNNTVAGGMVTGKRTELGGLHNGEARVILSLPADLAEQIMASELFASRSHEAEVRRMTAAEAADLWSSAASDI
- a CDS encoding phosphoadenylyl-sulfate reductase, with the protein product MTVNNPIAEAEALNDRLAGLDLAGRLSLVSGLGGRVVFTTSLGIEDQVITAGIGTHRLPIDIATLQTGRLFAETLSLIEETESQYDIHIHRFEPEKADIDAYAAQYGLNGFYESVEARHACCGVRKLKPLARALEGAAIWITGLRRGQSANRAETPFAEYDAERHLLKVNPLADWDLEAIKAFVSANGVPVNPLHARGYPSIGCEPCTRAIKPGEPERAGRWWWEQDETRECGLHVAEEAAAIAAQ
- a CDS encoding DUF6152 family protein, with the translated sequence MFGISAQRVVAAAILSAALATGAAAHHGWSWAEADQIELRGTIQKISMGGPHPTLDVATADDGVWLVELGNPRQTERSGFVEGVAKPGDQVVALGNRSQDAKEKRLKAVRLTIGEKRYDIYPDRIKTN
- the cysD gene encoding sulfate adenylyltransferase subunit CysD; the protein is MPDSRPDTELSNPQSAKAPLDPHLKALENESIHIFREVAAEFERPVMLYSIGKDSSVLLHLARKAFYPGRVPFPLLHVNTGWKFSEMIAFRDETAKKYDLDLIEHINPRGKAENITPFTHGSAAFTDIMKTEGLRQALDAGQFDAAFGGARRDEEASRAKERIYSFRTPDHRWDPRNQRPELWNVYNGMIRKGESVRAFPLSNWTEVDIWRYIQAEDIPLVPLYYAKKRPFVERDGMMILAEDPRLELLPGEVRQQGMIRFRTLGDFPLTGAIRSQATTLEEVIAELEIATVSERQGRAIDRDQSGSMEKKKREGYF
- a CDS encoding PBP1A family penicillin-binding protein, with the translated sequence MPNSPESSGESVSNSSSGRDQTPNSPAQVAASDPPGSTQADDSQPPNGSFGHTRRAARTLLRALRQDLQASSVLAKIKTAALSWRTKLRSTRPGIASAPFKWMTSALVRVGRGQRSKPHDSRRSAPFIAGWRKFAIGLALLVCLIAGSVLVWALKDVPWSEIRDGTLKPIVVLETADGAPLVRQGPYQGPYARYDQFPPHLIDSVLSIEDRRFMDHFGVDPRGIGRALLRNLEAGAVVEGGSTITQQLIKLQYLDSDRTIKRKIQEVVIAFWLEWKLGKAEILTRYLNSVYLGAGATGMPAAARIYFNKDIGALNLPESAMLAGLLRAPSQWNPIDNFEGARQRTLVVLDAMAANGKITEPQAAEAKTSFARLHPTTPTPRSGSWFADWISPQASEIAGSSPGSTTVRTTLVPRLQQIAEKVVKRALDSEGKTVEASQAALVAMTPDGAVVAMVGGRDYKASQFNRAVTAMRQPGSTFKLFVYYAALKAGLTLSDQVPDAPIDINGWSPENSGGNYRGWVTLAEAFARSLNAATVALAEEVGLDNVIAAARELGIDAPLANTPSLALGTSEVNLLNLTSAYASVQLGRAPVRPWGIIDFQAAGQPKTFRVGLQAKPNVDLSPYQSDLLGLLQLVVEHGTGRGADPGTFAAGKTGTSQNNRDAWFVGFTEALVVGVWVGNDDDAPMKGVTGGDLPAHIWRDFMREATTEPTLNGMRSTEAVVDGQGAPLSCNITACARSYRSFRPSDCTYQPYSGSRRLCEK
- a CDS encoding peroxiredoxin-like family protein; amino-acid sequence: MSTRYVDHPLQPGDRVPNVVFDAISREGKIALDDFRGRSPLLIGLFRGLHCPFCRRHVAAMAYLNPMLREKGVQSLAVVNTPVERARLYFRYHPIPDLLAASDPVRASHQAFGLREVGIDTLMAIRIDLPGELPEPMGVKAMDEFLNKKEGYQMTEADQQMMAADHGQLVGQFLIDREGIVRWSFTEVLEAGLQTYNALNSQELMSVASQVAH
- a CDS encoding RrF2 family transcriptional regulator; this encodes MITQKAKYALRALTVLADADADEPVMISDIAAQQKIPKKFLEQILLDLKHHGVVASRRGKQGGYLLLKPAHTITFGEILRIIDGPIAPLPCLSITAYRRCDDCDGEQNCQIRHVFAKVADATRKVLFSTTIADAIAPKHSAEVTRLLA